A section of the Desulfomonile tiedjei genome encodes:
- a CDS encoding MaoC family dehydratase N-terminal domain-containing protein, translated as MKLDTDFAGMCFRDFHTEITWRRTMNYAAAVGDPNPFYFDDERERGVIAPPMFAVAVTWPISERIWDYIDADNFPKEILATQVHFTEHLLFHRPVRPGDKLTIKGSIAEISPHKAGTLVVIRYRAVDEQGRSVFTEYLGGLMRGVECCGEAKNSEPLPTVPEHKGQGPPLWETPIFIDPVAPFVYDGCTNIFFPIHTSVAFARGLGLPGIILQGTATLAYAIREIINREADGNPYALRSVACRFTGMVVPGSEIRMILSGRSSDGPGTDLFFKVLNAAGSPAISGAYARLERSNV; from the coding sequence GTGAAGCTCGATACCGACTTCGCCGGCATGTGTTTCAGAGACTTCCATACAGAAATCACCTGGCGCCGTACCATGAACTATGCGGCGGCAGTAGGTGACCCCAATCCCTTCTACTTCGACGACGAGCGTGAAAGGGGTGTCATCGCTCCCCCGATGTTCGCTGTTGCAGTGACATGGCCGATTTCGGAGAGGATTTGGGACTATATAGATGCAGACAACTTCCCAAAGGAAATCCTGGCCACCCAGGTCCACTTTACGGAGCACCTCCTCTTCCACAGGCCTGTCCGGCCCGGCGACAAATTGACGATCAAAGGTTCCATAGCGGAGATCTCCCCGCACAAGGCCGGCACACTGGTCGTCATACGTTATCGCGCGGTGGATGAACAAGGCCGGTCGGTTTTCACCGAATATTTGGGCGGTCTCATGCGAGGGGTGGAATGTTGCGGCGAGGCCAAAAACTCTGAACCACTTCCTACAGTCCCAGAGCATAAGGGACAAGGCCCGCCCCTCTGGGAGACCCCGATTTTCATCGATCCGGTCGCTCCGTTTGTGTACGACGGCTGCACAAACATCTTTTTCCCGATTCATACTTCAGTCGCGTTCGCTCGCGGACTCGGCCTTCCAGGAATCATTCTCCAGGGAACAGCCACCCTGGCCTACGCGATACGCGAAATCATCAATCGTGAAGCCGACGGCAATCCTTATGCCCTACGTTCTGTGGCGTGCCGTTTCACCGGCATGGTTGTGCCGGGATCCGAAATTCGGATGATTCTGTCGGGTCGCAGTTCGGATGGCCCAGGCACGGACCTTTTTTTCAAGGTCCTCAATGCCGCCGGATCACCCGCCATCAGCGGCGCGTACGCGCGCCTTGAACGCAGCAACGTCTAG
- a CDS encoding sulfotransferase, with product MAIRGAKRVGPQIIQGMTLRNVLEVLARHDFQIDASCLGRLAHLLALGIFNSVYGGCETFFNAREISKVQIEHPPLFVLGHWRSGTTHLHNLLSHDPNFAFPTAYQALFPNHFIFSQVGGPLFDRLAPRKRPMDNMAFSSLVPHEDEFALVAHSTISPYMRFIFPVTGADGYSKFDPCELPPEALERWKKSFTMFLKKVTLSEGKRIVLKSPPHMARLRTLLELFPKAQFIHIVRDPYMVYLSTRKLWADSLAFAWLQAPSPEQLDETILSSYCELFTLFHRDRSLIPDGALHEMKFEDLEADPMGTLKKLYERFDLGGFDQFEARVCPYLEKIKKYEKNHYSLDEVSRRKVALRWRSTFDRYGYPV from the coding sequence ATGGCCATTCGGGGAGCAAAACGTGTGGGACCGCAAATCATTCAGGGAATGACTCTCCGAAATGTGCTGGAAGTGCTGGCACGACACGACTTTCAAATAGATGCTTCTTGCCTTGGTCGGTTAGCTCATCTGCTGGCCCTTGGCATATTCAATTCCGTTTACGGAGGATGCGAGACATTTTTCAATGCTCGGGAAATCAGCAAAGTCCAAATAGAACACCCCCCGCTCTTTGTACTCGGTCATTGGCGAAGCGGCACCACGCACCTGCACAACCTGCTGAGCCACGATCCGAATTTTGCATTTCCTACAGCTTATCAGGCCTTGTTCCCTAACCATTTTATCTTCTCCCAGGTGGGTGGACCGCTTTTCGACCGCTTAGCTCCAAGAAAGCGTCCGATGGACAATATGGCTTTTTCCTCGTTGGTCCCCCATGAAGACGAATTTGCGCTGGTCGCTCACTCCACAATTTCACCATACATGCGGTTTATATTCCCGGTCACCGGGGCTGACGGCTACTCAAAGTTCGACCCCTGCGAGTTGCCACCTGAGGCCCTGGAAAGATGGAAAAAATCCTTCACGATGTTTCTGAAGAAGGTCACTCTGTCCGAGGGCAAGAGAATAGTTTTGAAGTCCCCTCCGCACATGGCAAGGCTGCGCACGTTGCTCGAATTGTTCCCAAAGGCTCAATTCATCCATATCGTGCGAGACCCATATATGGTTTACCTGTCCACACGTAAGCTCTGGGCGGATTCACTCGCCTTTGCATGGCTCCAGGCACCGAGTCCGGAGCAGCTGGACGAGACGATCCTTTCCTCTTATTGCGAGTTGTTCACTCTGTTTCACCGGGATCGGTCATTAATTCCTGACGGGGCGCTGCACGAAATGAAGTTTGAGGACCTTGAAGCCGATCCGATGGGTACACTGAAAAAGTTGTACGAAAGGTTCGACCTGGGCGGGTTCGACCAGTTTGAGGCTCGGGTTTGTCCTTATCTGGAAAAGATCAAGAAATATGAGAAAAACCACTACAGCCTTGACGAAGTAAGTCGCCGAAAGGTCGCGCTTCGTTGGCGCTCAACGTTTGACCGTTACGGTTACCCGGTGTGA